In a genomic window of Erigeron canadensis isolate Cc75 chromosome 5, C_canadensis_v1, whole genome shotgun sequence:
- the LOC122599802 gene encoding E3 ubiquitin ligase PARAQUAT TOLERANCE 3-like isoform X1, whose amino-acid sequence MAVYYKFKSAKDYDSVPIDGHYITVASLKEKIYESKQLGRGTDYDLVVTNPQNDEEYLDEDQIHKNTSVLIRRIPGQPRKTIVAAPTETEPNMVEPESAQQAKNNFSGAGLSALNYADGSEYDEFGNDLYEIPEVVAPVSTNQPQDATVPSNADEDSKIQALIDTPALDWQQQNFDGFGGGRGFGRGMGGRMGGRGFGRGNGGFERRTPPPGYVCHRCKEPGHFIQHCPTNGDSRYDIKRVKPPTGIPKSMLMATPDGSYALPSGAVAVLKPNEAAFEKEIEGMPSTRTVGDLPPELHCPLCKEVMKDAVLTSKCCFTSFCDKCIRDHIINKSVCVCGATNVLADDLLPNKTLRDTINRILESNNSSAENGGSAYHVQDMESARCPPPPQQLKIPSPSQSAASKGEQHPPQNGETAKMPSGPAEHDTTLIAQPAVSGKKVANAPDVSEATYGSRSVMEPASQGSGRLADDEVQQKQVPAEAAKKKKKKKVNMPMNAAEMQWRASQEFAPENYMMPPGPNPYNPYWNGMQPGMDPFMVPYAAGGMPYMGGYGFPGPMDVPFGGMFPQDPFGAGMMPPFIPPQRDLAELGMGMNGGPPIMSREEFEARRAELKRKHDFEKRGGTGSNRELPKERDFSREGRSHVDGHSMKSKTRPIPQHSSDGHRHRTERPSPDRRHSHDDGLDVPPHPSSKKKSSSDRYDYDDYDDTHHHHHHSQHHKSHRRSEPSTRRPPQAPATSDSKAAAAAAAVTATSSDSDRKHKRSVFSRISFPEQEEAAAAAASKKRKLTSSSSEAASGGGSVVASRRNSTASATATTTADYESSDDDRHFKRRPSRYESSPVKERERDRDREKNREHDREHYSKHR is encoded by the exons ATGGCAGTATATTATAAGTTTAAAAGTGCTAAAGATTATGACTCGGTTCCAATCGATGGACATTATATAACAGTTGCctctttgaaagaaaaaatatatgaatcCAAGCAATTGGGTAGAGGCACTGATTATGATCTTGTCGTCACCAACCCCCAGAATGATGAAg AGTATCTTGATGAAGACCAGATTCATAAAAATACTTCTGTTTTAATTCGTCGTATACCTGGTCAACCTCGCAAGACTATAGTTGCAGCACCTACTGAAACTGA GCCAAATATGGTTGAGCCGGAGAGTGCGCAACAGGCTAAGAATAACTTTTCCGGAGCTGGTCTTTCGGCTCTGAACTAT GCTGATGGTTCAGAATATGATGAATTTGGAAATGACCTTTATGAAATTCCTGAAGTTGTAGCCCCTGTATCTACTAATCAACCTCAGGATGCTACCGTTCCCAGTAATGCTGACGAGGACAGCAAAATCCAGGCCTTAATTGATACACCAGCGTTGGACTGGCAGCA GCAAAATTTTGATGGTTTTGGTGGGGGTAGAGGCTTTGGGCGTGGAATGGGTGGTCGAATGGGTGGACGAGGTTTtg GTCGGGGCAATGGTGGCTTTGAGCGAAGAACACCACCTCCAGGCTATGTATGCCACAGATGCAAAGAACCAG GTCATTTTATTCAGCACTGCCCTACCAATGGTGATTCACGTTATGATATCAAGAGGGTGAAACCTCCAACTGGCATCCCAAAATCTATGTTAATGGCTACCCCAGATGGTTCTTATGCATTACCTAGTGGTGCGGTGGCAGTTTTAAAGCCGAATGA GGCTGCTTTTGAGAAGGAGATCGAAGGTATGCCTTCTACTCGTACTGTTGGTGATCTCCCTCCAGAACTTCACTGCCCTTTGTGTAAAGAAGTGATGAAGGATGCTGTTCTCACCAGCAAGTGCTGTTTCACGAGTTTCTGTGATAAAt GTATAAGAGATCACATTATCAATAAATCAGTGTGTGTTTGTGGTGCCACAAATGTGCTAGCAGATGATCTGTTGCCCAATAAAACACTAAGAGATACGATAAACCGAATATTGGAGTCAAATAATAGCAGTGCTGAAAATGGTGGCAGTGCCTATCACGttcaag ATATGGAATCTGCCAGATGTCCACCACCTCCACAACAGCTTAAGATTCCATCTCCTTCACAGTCCGCAGCCTCCAAGGGGGAGCAACATCCACCTCAGAATGGGGAGACTGCAAAGATGCCGTCCGGACCTGCTGAACATGATACAACTCTTATAGCCCAGCCGGCAGTATCGGGGAAAAAAGTCGCAAATGCCCCTGATGTCTCTGAAGCAACATATGGGTCTAGAAGTGTAATGGAACCAGCATCACAGGGAAGTGGACGACTTGCTGATGATGAGGTGCAGCAGAAGCAAGTTCCTGCTGAGGCAG caaagaagaagaaaaagaaaaaagttaatatgCCTATGAATG CAGCAGAGATGCAGTGGAGAGCGTCCCAGGAATTTGCACCTGAGAACTATATGATGCCTCCAGGCCCTAATCCTTATAATCCGTATTGGAATGGCATGCAGCCTGGAATGGATCCATTTATGGTTCCATATGCTGCTGGTGGCATGCCATATATGGGTGGATATGGGTTTCCGGGGCCAATGGATGTTCCTTTTGGAGGCATGTTTCCCCAGGATCCTTTTGGGGCTGGGATGATGCCTCCTTTTATCCCACCACAGAG GGATCTAGCAGAGTTAGGAATGGGGATGAATGGTGGACCCCCCATTATGAGTCGAGAGGAATTTGAAGCACGCAGAGCTGAATTAAAGAGGAAGCATGACTTCGAGAAGCGTGGTGGAACAGGAAG CAACAGGGAATTACCAAAAGAACGTGATTTCAGCCGAGAAGGACGCAGCCATGTGGATGGTCACTCAATGAAGTCAAAAACT AGACCAATTCCACAACACAGCAGTGATGGACACCGCCACAGAACCGAACGGCCGTCACCTGATCGTCGCCATTCTCATGATGATGGCCTCGATGTTCCACCACACCCATCCTCAAAGAAGAAATCTTCTAGTGATCGTTATGATTATGACGACTACGATGACAcccatcatcaccatcatcactCTCAGCATCATAAGAGCCATCGTCGTTCAGAACCATCAACTCGAAGACCACCCCAAGCACCGGCGACCTCAGATTCTAAGGcggcagcagcagcagcagcagtaaCTGCAACCAGTTCTGACAGTGATCGGAAACATAAGCGAAGTGTCTTCTCCCGCATCAGCTTCCCAGAACAAGAAGAAGCAGCAGCTGCTGCAGCTTCCAAGAAACGCAAGCTTACATCAAGTTCCTCAGAAGCAGCATCTGGTGGTGGATCTGTAGTGGCTTCCAGGAGGAACAGCACCGCCTCTGCCACTGCTACTACAACCGCTGATTATGAATCTAGTGATGATGACAGACATTTCAAGCGGAGACCTTCAAGATACGAGTCATCTCCTGTAAAGGAGAGGGAACGTGACCGGGACCGTGAAAAGAACCGTGAGCATGACAGGGAACACTACAGCAAGCACAGATAG
- the LOC122599802 gene encoding E3 ubiquitin ligase PARAQUAT TOLERANCE 3-like isoform X2: MAVYYKFKSAKDYDSVPIDGHYITVASLKEKIYESKQLGRGTDYDLVVTNPQNDEEYLDEDQIHKNTSVLIRRIPGQPRKTIVAAPTETEPNMVEPESAQQAKNNFSGAGLSALNYADGSEYDEFGNDLYEIPEVVAPVSTNQPQDATVPSNADEDSKIQALIDTPALDWQQQNFDGFGGGRGFGRGMGGRMGGRGFGRGNGGFERRTPPPGYVCHRCKEPGHFIQHCPTNGDSRYDIKRVKPPTGIPKSMLMATPDGSYALPSGAVAVLKPNEAAFEKEIEGMPSTRTVGDLPPELHCPLCKEVMKDAVLTSKCCFTSFCDKCIRDHIINKSVCVCGATNVLADDLLPNKTLRDTINRILESNNSSAENGGSAYHVQDMESARCPPPPQQLKIPSPSQSAASKGEQHPPQNGETAKMPSGPAEHDTTLIAQPAVSGKKVANAPDVSEATYGSRSVMEPASQGSGRLADDEVQQKQVPAEAAKKKKKKKVNMPMNAAEMQWRASQEFAPENYMMPPGPNPYNPYWNGMQPGMDPFMVPYAAGGMPYMGGYGFPGPMDVPFGGMFPQDPFGAGMMPPFIPPQRDLAELGMGMNGGPPIMSREEFEARRAELKRKHDFEKRGGTGRELPKERDFSREGRSHVDGHSMKSKTRPIPQHSSDGHRHRTERPSPDRRHSHDDGLDVPPHPSSKKKSSSDRYDYDDYDDTHHHHHHSQHHKSHRRSEPSTRRPPQAPATSDSKAAAAAAAVTATSSDSDRKHKRSVFSRISFPEQEEAAAAAASKKRKLTSSSSEAASGGGSVVASRRNSTASATATTTADYESSDDDRHFKRRPSRYESSPVKERERDRDREKNREHDREHYSKHR; this comes from the exons ATGGCAGTATATTATAAGTTTAAAAGTGCTAAAGATTATGACTCGGTTCCAATCGATGGACATTATATAACAGTTGCctctttgaaagaaaaaatatatgaatcCAAGCAATTGGGTAGAGGCACTGATTATGATCTTGTCGTCACCAACCCCCAGAATGATGAAg AGTATCTTGATGAAGACCAGATTCATAAAAATACTTCTGTTTTAATTCGTCGTATACCTGGTCAACCTCGCAAGACTATAGTTGCAGCACCTACTGAAACTGA GCCAAATATGGTTGAGCCGGAGAGTGCGCAACAGGCTAAGAATAACTTTTCCGGAGCTGGTCTTTCGGCTCTGAACTAT GCTGATGGTTCAGAATATGATGAATTTGGAAATGACCTTTATGAAATTCCTGAAGTTGTAGCCCCTGTATCTACTAATCAACCTCAGGATGCTACCGTTCCCAGTAATGCTGACGAGGACAGCAAAATCCAGGCCTTAATTGATACACCAGCGTTGGACTGGCAGCA GCAAAATTTTGATGGTTTTGGTGGGGGTAGAGGCTTTGGGCGTGGAATGGGTGGTCGAATGGGTGGACGAGGTTTtg GTCGGGGCAATGGTGGCTTTGAGCGAAGAACACCACCTCCAGGCTATGTATGCCACAGATGCAAAGAACCAG GTCATTTTATTCAGCACTGCCCTACCAATGGTGATTCACGTTATGATATCAAGAGGGTGAAACCTCCAACTGGCATCCCAAAATCTATGTTAATGGCTACCCCAGATGGTTCTTATGCATTACCTAGTGGTGCGGTGGCAGTTTTAAAGCCGAATGA GGCTGCTTTTGAGAAGGAGATCGAAGGTATGCCTTCTACTCGTACTGTTGGTGATCTCCCTCCAGAACTTCACTGCCCTTTGTGTAAAGAAGTGATGAAGGATGCTGTTCTCACCAGCAAGTGCTGTTTCACGAGTTTCTGTGATAAAt GTATAAGAGATCACATTATCAATAAATCAGTGTGTGTTTGTGGTGCCACAAATGTGCTAGCAGATGATCTGTTGCCCAATAAAACACTAAGAGATACGATAAACCGAATATTGGAGTCAAATAATAGCAGTGCTGAAAATGGTGGCAGTGCCTATCACGttcaag ATATGGAATCTGCCAGATGTCCACCACCTCCACAACAGCTTAAGATTCCATCTCCTTCACAGTCCGCAGCCTCCAAGGGGGAGCAACATCCACCTCAGAATGGGGAGACTGCAAAGATGCCGTCCGGACCTGCTGAACATGATACAACTCTTATAGCCCAGCCGGCAGTATCGGGGAAAAAAGTCGCAAATGCCCCTGATGTCTCTGAAGCAACATATGGGTCTAGAAGTGTAATGGAACCAGCATCACAGGGAAGTGGACGACTTGCTGATGATGAGGTGCAGCAGAAGCAAGTTCCTGCTGAGGCAG caaagaagaagaaaaagaaaaaagttaatatgCCTATGAATG CAGCAGAGATGCAGTGGAGAGCGTCCCAGGAATTTGCACCTGAGAACTATATGATGCCTCCAGGCCCTAATCCTTATAATCCGTATTGGAATGGCATGCAGCCTGGAATGGATCCATTTATGGTTCCATATGCTGCTGGTGGCATGCCATATATGGGTGGATATGGGTTTCCGGGGCCAATGGATGTTCCTTTTGGAGGCATGTTTCCCCAGGATCCTTTTGGGGCTGGGATGATGCCTCCTTTTATCCCACCACAGAG GGATCTAGCAGAGTTAGGAATGGGGATGAATGGTGGACCCCCCATTATGAGTCGAGAGGAATTTGAAGCACGCAGAGCTGAATTAAAGAGGAAGCATGACTTCGAGAAGCGTGGTGGAACAGGAAG GGAATTACCAAAAGAACGTGATTTCAGCCGAGAAGGACGCAGCCATGTGGATGGTCACTCAATGAAGTCAAAAACT AGACCAATTCCACAACACAGCAGTGATGGACACCGCCACAGAACCGAACGGCCGTCACCTGATCGTCGCCATTCTCATGATGATGGCCTCGATGTTCCACCACACCCATCCTCAAAGAAGAAATCTTCTAGTGATCGTTATGATTATGACGACTACGATGACAcccatcatcaccatcatcactCTCAGCATCATAAGAGCCATCGTCGTTCAGAACCATCAACTCGAAGACCACCCCAAGCACCGGCGACCTCAGATTCTAAGGcggcagcagcagcagcagcagtaaCTGCAACCAGTTCTGACAGTGATCGGAAACATAAGCGAAGTGTCTTCTCCCGCATCAGCTTCCCAGAACAAGAAGAAGCAGCAGCTGCTGCAGCTTCCAAGAAACGCAAGCTTACATCAAGTTCCTCAGAAGCAGCATCTGGTGGTGGATCTGTAGTGGCTTCCAGGAGGAACAGCACCGCCTCTGCCACTGCTACTACAACCGCTGATTATGAATCTAGTGATGATGACAGACATTTCAAGCGGAGACCTTCAAGATACGAGTCATCTCCTGTAAAGGAGAGGGAACGTGACCGGGACCGTGAAAAGAACCGTGAGCATGACAGGGAACACTACAGCAAGCACAGATAG